Genomic DNA from Deltaproteobacteria bacterium:
AGAATTGAGAGTTGAGAGTTTAGAGTTGCTATTACCTTTTCTCCTTCATGTCCAACAACGACAATAATTTTTTTTACACCAACGGATTTTGCAACCTCAATCGGATAGAGTGCCATTGGCATACCAGCAATCAGGTGGAGAACCTTTGGGATAGCAGACCTCATCCTTTTACCCATGCCTGCAGCAAGTATAATTACAGCGATATCTTTCATCTCTGTATCATTCCTTTATAAAGGCATATTGAACGACGAAAGGGAGGGTTAATAGGGGAGGGGACTTGGATTTTTAGCTTATACATCTTTTTAAACCTTCAAGTTTTTCTTTATATATTTCCAAATCCTTGTCTGAAAAGAGGACACATCTCACTATCTTTAATCCCCTATTTGCCCTTATAAAATCTATGATGGTCTTTAATGCAATCTCTGATGCATCTTCTATCGGATAACCGTAAACGCCGGTAGATATTGATGGAAATGCAATGCTATTTAACCCCGTTTCTTTAGCAATTTCAAGAGATTTTTTATATGCACTAGCGAGGAGTTTACACTCACTATGATTACCATCTTTATACATTGGTCCAACAGCATGTATTACATATTTTGCCTTCAGATTTCCGCCTGTAGTCAGAACAGCACTCCCTGTTGGACAACCTCCAATCTTCTTGCATTCCTCCATAATCTTTGGACCACCTGCCCTATGGATTGCACCGTCAACACCGCCTCCGCCAGCAAGCCTTGAATTTGCTGCATTTACTATTGCATCTACAGATTCATTTGTTATATCGTCTCTGATAATGGAAAGGATTGTATTGTTTATTGTTACATCCATATAGGAAGCCTCTACTTAAAAACCACCGAGTCTCAAGGCAACAGCAGAAAATACTATAAATATTGCTACAACTAGGTTTGTCCTGCCAATGTATCGTGCAATAGTCCCTGCCAATGCATTATGTCGGGCTTTTGGACCAAATACAAAATCATGGAAAAGACTGGAAATAACAATGTATGTAACAAGCGAGAGTTTAATTATTAGTGTTCTGCCGAATGCACTGCTATAAAATTCTTTACTTAAGAGAGTTTCTAAAGAAATGCCCATTAAAAAGATATTTGAATACCCTGTAACCAAAAGAGATATAATGGCAATCCAGCCCCAGAATCTGAATCTTTTGCCAACCATCTGATATATATTAGATCTTTCACCAGGGTCATTGATTGTCTTTAAAAATGGTGCAATAACAATTACAAAAAATATCATGCCGCCAATCCAGAGCATGGAAGATAATATATGTATTAAAAGAGATATGGTCAGCATAAATCAGGTATCAGGTTTTACTGACAGACGAAACTACTTGGACACTATTGCATGTCGCATAAGATATATTATGTAAAGTAATGCAAAGGTATTACTTTACATAATATTAAACTTTAGACTTCGTGTCACTCTGCCTTTAAAATCCCTCCACCCCATGTTCCAACCAGTAGATTACCATCTCTATCTGTTGATATAGTTTGTATAATGCGATTTACCATGCCTTCGCTTACATCTTTCCATTCAAAACTGCCTTGCTTTAAAAAAAATAATCCATCGTATGTGCCTGCGTATATATTGCCATTCACATCCTCATGTAAAGACAATATCCTCTTATTCAATAAACCCTTACTGACATCCACCCATGATTTACTACTGTCTTTTTTTACATAGACACCACTGCCGTCTGTGCCAATATATATATTGTCATTGTCTATTGTAATAGACAGAATAATAGTATTCTTAATGTTACTTGTTATATTCTCAAAAACCCATTGACTATTTTTTATATCCTTAAAGCCCTTAAACACCCCATCATATGTTCCAACATACAGTATCCCTTTTGAATCAAATTTTACCGCAGTAATCCTCTTATTTGTAATGCCATTATCTAGTTCTTTCCATGATTCACCTCTATCTTTACTTACAAAAAGACCATCGCTATCAGTTCCTGCATACAAGGTATCGGCATCATCAATTGAAATAGTGGTTATATTTAAAAAAGCCGCAGCCCCTTGAACCCTATCCCATTTTTTTGTAGTCACATCATATTTGAAAACGCCGCTTGTGGTTCCTGCATATGTATTGCCATTAGAGTCTTTGACTACTGCATTAACTGACTTCCCGGAAAATATATCTATCTCTTTCCATTCAAATTCATTGATATTCTTTATAAAGAGTCCCCATGAAGTGCCTGATAATATTGTATTTTTATCATCAATAAAGATTGATTTGATTTGCGTATTGGTTATTCCAATATTCTTTTTCTGCCATGTTATGCCATTATCACGGCTAAAAAACAAACCCTTACCATAACTACCTGCCCACAATCTTTTATCTCTGGTTACCGTCACATTTTTTAGTATTACCCCTGTCAGCCCTCTCTGTTTCCATTCTTTAGTCTCTGAAATAAATTCAAATACACCATCTTCAGTTGCAGCATATATCACATTCTTATCAGGTGAGGTAGTCAGGTGCCGTGTATACGAATTTACACCCCCCTTGCTAAGATGTTCCCATTCTTTGCCGCCGTCTATACTCCTAAGTATTCCACTGCCCCACGCAGACGCATATATATGGTCATTTTTATCAATAACTATAGTAGGCAGTAGATATTCTATAAGACCAACAAACCTCCACCTCTGTCCTCCCCGCTCTATCTTATAAAGACCGCCTTCTGTTGCAGCAATGACATCACCATTCTTTTTAAAAGCAATGCCATTTACAAATGTGTTTTGCAACTCCTGATTTAAGAGTTCCCAATCCCTGCCGTTCTTCTCACAAACACCGCTTCCCCATATAGAGGCATATGTCACACCATCCCGGTTAATTATTATAAATGGTATTAACATTCCTGCAGAAGGTCCTGATTCTTTTACCCAATTTTTACCATTATTAACACTTCTAAATACCCCTGCTTTAGTGCCAGCAAAGATTGAA
This window encodes:
- a CDS encoding O-acetyl-ADP-ribose deacetylase produces the protein MDVTINNTILSIIRDDITNESVDAIVNAANSRLAGGGGVDGAIHRAGGPKIMEECKKIGGCPTGSAVLTTGGNLKAKYVIHAVGPMYKDGNHSECKLLASAYKKSLEIAKETGLNSIAFPSISTGVYGYPIEDASEIALKTIIDFIRANRGLKIVRCVLFSDKDLEIYKEKLEGLKRCIS
- a CDS encoding DUF4149 domain-containing protein, whose translation is MLTISLLIHILSSMLWIGGMIFFVIVIAPFLKTINDPGERSNIYQMVGKRFRFWGWIAIISLLVTGYSNIFLMGISLETLLSKEFYSSAFGRTLIIKLSLVTYIVISSLFHDFVFGPKARHNALAGTIARYIGRTNLVVAIFIVFSAVALRLGGF